The Polluticoccus soli sequence CCACGGTTATGTGATTGATCCAACACTCAATGAACTATTAGATCGAGTAGAAATTAAGCTTGACTACAATTTGGTGCATAATCCAATAACAAAAAGTGAGGTAGAAATTATAGATGCGTTGTCTGAGATGAAGTATGGAATACGCGGTCTTACGAATTTGGCTTCAAATCACGACGAGTTCAGCGCCTTAGTAAAGATGGCGGAACAGAAAGTAAAGAAAAGTTCCATTCAGTAGCTATCCGAA is a genomic window containing:
- a CDS encoding EVE domain-containing protein codes for the protein MNYWVFQATPKRYRIIEALTETVDATNWNWMVNQHKGLIKENDKFILWVGGTSSGVYALGTITSPIKLMRDKPHGYVIDPTLNELLDRVEIKLDYNLVHNPITKSEVEIIDALSEMKYGIRGLTNLASNHDEFSALVKMAEQKVKKSSIQ